A genomic region of Stenotrophomonas sp. NA06056 contains the following coding sequences:
- the fucP gene encoding L-fucose:H+ symporter permease, with protein sequence MPISATPRPSGSSGNQPAVTNGKALAVVTTIFFMWGFLTCLNDILIPHLKAVFELNYAKAMLVQFTFFGTYFLMSLPAGRLVAALGYKKGIVAGLVIAGIGALGFWPAAELRVYGAFLGALFVLATGITVLQVAANPYVALLGPEQTSSSRLTLAQALNSLGTAIAPIFGGMLILSNTAMSGEQIAALPAAEQLAYRTAEAHAVQGPYVGLAVALVLLALFVFLFRLPALNDTTEQADEGHQHSYLDALRKRHLLLGVLGIFFYVGAEVSIGSFLVNYLSMPTIGGFSEQEATHYVSAYWTMAMIGRFAGSALLARFSPSRLLAIFALVNVGLLTLTMMTSGNVALYSVVAIGLFNSIMFPTIFALSIERLGPLTSKGSSLLIMAIVGGAVVPYLQGVLADHVGVQASFILPLLCYGYIIFYGLVGARAPAAGTQGG encoded by the coding sequence ATGCCGATCTCCGCAACGCCCCGCCCATCGGGTTCCTCGGGCAACCAGCCTGCCGTCACCAACGGCAAGGCGCTGGCCGTGGTCACCACCATCTTCTTCATGTGGGGCTTCCTGACCTGCCTCAATGACATCCTGATTCCGCACCTGAAGGCGGTGTTCGAGCTGAATTACGCCAAAGCAATGCTGGTGCAGTTCACGTTCTTCGGCACCTACTTCCTGATGTCGTTGCCGGCGGGACGGCTGGTGGCAGCGTTGGGTTACAAGAAGGGCATCGTGGCCGGCCTGGTGATCGCCGGCATCGGCGCGCTGGGTTTCTGGCCAGCGGCCGAGCTGCGCGTCTATGGCGCTTTCCTCGGCGCGTTGTTCGTGCTGGCCACCGGCATCACCGTGCTGCAGGTAGCGGCCAACCCATATGTCGCGCTGTTGGGGCCGGAACAGACCAGTTCCAGCCGTTTGACCCTGGCGCAGGCGCTGAACTCACTGGGTACGGCGATCGCGCCGATCTTCGGCGGCATGCTGATCCTGTCCAACACGGCCATGAGCGGTGAGCAGATCGCTGCGCTGCCGGCCGCCGAACAGCTTGCTTACCGTACCGCCGAGGCACATGCGGTACAGGGCCCCTACGTGGGCCTGGCGGTGGCGCTGGTGCTGCTGGCCCTGTTCGTGTTCCTGTTCCGTCTGCCGGCGCTGAACGACACCACCGAGCAGGCTGACGAGGGCCATCAGCACAGCTACCTGGATGCGCTGCGCAAGCGCCATCTGTTGCTGGGCGTGCTGGGCATCTTCTTCTACGTCGGCGCTGAAGTGTCGATCGGCAGCTTCCTGGTCAACTATCTGTCGATGCCCACCATCGGCGGTTTCAGCGAGCAGGAAGCCACCCACTATGTGTCGGCCTACTGGACGATGGCGATGATCGGCCGCTTTGCTGGTTCGGCTCTGCTGGCGCGCTTCTCACCGAGCCGCCTGCTGGCGATCTTCGCGCTGGTCAATGTTGGCCTGCTGACGCTGACCATGATGACCTCCGGCAATGTCGCACTGTACTCGGTGGTAGCGATCGGCCTGTTCAATTCGATCATGTTCCCGACCATCTTCGCGCTCAGCATCGAGCGCCTCGGCCCGCTCACCAGCAAGGGCTCGAGCCTGCTGATCATGGCCATCGTCGGTGGCGCTGTGGTGCCTTACCTGCAGGGCGTTCTGGCCGACCACGTCGGCGTGCAGGCCAGCTTCATCCTGCCGCTGCTGTGCTACGGCTACATCATTTTCTACGGACTGGTCGGCGCCCGCGCGCCGGCTGCCGGCACGCAGGGAGGCTGA